DNA sequence from the Vanessa cardui chromosome 13, ilVanCard2.1, whole genome shotgun sequence genome:
TTATTCTCcctaataataatgaatacagACAAATTTATATCCAAAAATAATACCATAATACATACCCGGTACTGTAATTGGTTTCTTGATACTGATCATTGGCAGTGTCTTGGAACTGCGGCTGATAACCACCGCTATCGTAACCATAACTAACATCGGGTACCGTTCTTGCGGGCtctgtaacaataaaatgaattaaaattattaccaaaATACACATTTTCGGTGTGAGTGTGTATGTCAATGGAGTTGGCAAACATATGAAAGGCAATCAAAggtataaaattgtatgtaatatttatatgtttaagtgGTAGGACTACTACTAAATTTTTTTAGTCAAGCATCGGGATCTATAAGgtatgataataatgataaatggaGATTTACTCGAGCGTAGTGAGAACCCATTGGATTTTAAAGAATAGATGATAAGAGAAATAAATTACTATGAATGTAAAGTTTCCCTTTTCTTACGCTGGAGAAAAATTTCAGTGGCTTGAATACTGTAAAAATAATGCATGAAAATTCTCGAGCGTGTCCGATGTTGGTAATTTAGATACCTAAGAATCTATAACAAATTTATGCTTAGCTTGCATGGTGAGGGTTGCTATATGAAAGGGAAACATGGAAGTGTgggtttaaaaattaaaaacgtctTGTCGCAATACTCGAGCgagagttttatttaaacggcTAAGCCGTTGTCCCTCGTGAAGTGGGGGCTTATGTGGGACTCGCCGATGCCCAGAATGCCGAGTGCGCCCCATCATACCACTAataaaccagcggtaccctctccgtcttttcagCAGGCGTCACAGGTTTACTTAACGCAAGCTACTGTGAAGCCCTgacgcctatgcgggcctccaataGGGGAGATTCCCGGTTAAGCTGTTGTACCGGTTGTGCTATGTATttgcaaaacatttttatttatctcactATTTctactagtataaaataatgttgtattattttttaaaatattcagctTTTCAATGACATATTTTGGATGTTGACTAACACATAAGTACATGTATACTAAGCCAGTACAACTACTGGACCTGTTGTAGATGctgattaatttattagaaacTAATTCAACCCTGTAAGTCAGGTTGTAACTGAGATAATAATGTTTACCCTCAGATTCATCTAAGGATCAGATGGTATTATGATCAGTCACCTTGTGTGTAAGGCACGTGGGTGGTCGCAGGCGGGGCGTGCGGTGCGGGGACTGCGGGCAGGCGCGCCGCCGCGACAGCGGGCGGGAGTGGCAGCCGACGACCACGACGACCCCACCCTGACTCGCTACCCGGCGGTACGGGCAGTGCTCGACCACGCTTTGGCGTTGATGACGGTGTTGCTATAAGTTATTGAAATTAGTAATATCATTTTCAAGAGTAAATACTTAGTACTACTGCAAATTCTTCCGTATgagtttcattaaatttattataatccaTATTCAAATTTACCAAGcctataatactataataataatttacaatcctttaatatttaatattacgacTTAATAATATCTTTTTGAAGAGGAAATACTTAGTACTACTGCAATTTTTTCGGTATgagattcattaaatatattataatccattatattctaatttgccctaaatactataataatcagttacaatcctttaatatgaaatgttacGACTTTGGTTTCATTTTTACATATAACCTTATTCATATCATGTTTAAAAATGAacgcataaattaatttagttatctTGTATGAAGTAAAGTATATCTTACCTGGAAGACTAGCGGCTGTACGTCGCGGCCGAGGTCTGTACGGCGCCATCTCATTGTAATCAGAATATCGTGACGACGGTGGAAGCTAAAAcgaaataaagaaattttatctatatatgaCTCTCCACGACCAGAAAATGAAAACACTTCAAATAATTTGCATCTCACCTGCTTAGGCGGCATCTGAGGCAACTGTACAACGGAGGAACGGCGTTTGTTGACGATGTTCTCATACTCAGTGGGCGTGAGACCACACTCCTCGTAGAAGTAACGGTTCTCCCACTGCGCCTGATACGCGGGGTACTGGTAGCTACTTGAGTCATAATACTCTTCGTAGCTGGCCTGCTGTGATATATGTGAATGGTCCCTAGTAAAAAcaaaaccttttaaaatgtGTAAATCTATCACATTGTATATCATCATATATATTGCTCACAAAAATCTACATAGATTTAAAGCTTGAACAATTTTATGAAGCAGGAAAATTAAGGAATATATTCACGCAATTTGGAACTTATCAATAGAACACATGGGCGCATTTGTTCAAGAAATACTCATTAATGGTCTCACCTAATGTGCGTACTAGCGGTGTATGAGTCGTACCCGTATCCTATGCTGTCATCATATAACGTATTCTGACGCTCTAAGCTTGGCCTTCGCTGCTCCTCTGAAAATTACAAAAGGTTtacagttaaaaatgtctgaacaaatataattttaaaaataacaaaggaaGAAAAATGGAGTTAACGGTTGGATTAAAACAGCAGTCAGTAAATTTAAATGCTTAGCTGATGCGAGCATAGAAACTTCAAGGGGTATTAGATGGGTTAATGGTTAGTCACAATTTGAATTAAAGATGAGAGTTTGAGCGAtcgaaaataattacaaaacccTCAGCGAAATTCgtagacttttttaaattgtcaagttTATCGCATATAAAATAGATGGaactaacaaaataattataactctaTGTTGTAGGTATGCAATTGTATTAGAGTAgtcaaatataaacaatgtcataaggcattgggtcttacaaaatgacttatcaataaataggtctttaatagtttactggctatatagatttttgtatTCTAGAATGGTCTCGAATAAGTTAGTACGATAATGAAATCCTTTGGCATCGTTACATTTGTTTGCTTTTTCTACGTAAATCTATCAAATTGAATGTACCATAAAATGAGATATTTACCTCCAGATTGCCAATCCGCCGCCGTCCGCCATGATATAGCGGATTCCACACTAGCCTGCGCGTGCAACTGAGACCACGTCTCTattctgaaataaattattactttttgttaatacttacagatattattttcttcttttaaattaaaatacataataaattgcaGGATTAAACCTTGCAATGccattctgtaagaattcactccTTTTTTCACTCGTAAAATGTTGACAACGAATTTGCCTGATTATAATGATTACAGTTAATGTCGCATATATTATACTGACGTTCCACGCTCGTATTCGAAGTTATGAGTTGCCTCTCACAGAGTAGATGGAATATACGGACTACAACTATCGGTACTGGAGTACCGGATGATAGTTTTTCCATCAACTACCACAAAGTATGGGATTTATcattgaacataaaaaaataatttaattatttacctaTTAGTCCTAGGCTGGCTATTGTAATAGAGAGGGTCGCTATCGCCGTGCAGGTGATATTCATCTCTTTCATAAGAGTTTTCACGAGATGCCTCCAAAGACctctgaaaagaaaatatttttcatatactaCTCTTTCGTTACATTGAAGCTGAACAATGAACCAGTCtgaattttttaagtaaatttcaatgaaaatgacGTACCAAGACAAGTAGTTTTGATCGTagcatttgtataaaaaattttacttaaggttttattattactatgagtatacatatgtatatccgAACAAATGGTGAAATATTTTACAGTcaacattttaaatagtttcttaaattttatttgtatagttacgttttttattattttaaagtttactaAATCAGAGTCGAGCATAGACCTTGAGCGGGGTCGAGGCGCCATCTTAACTTTTTGGCGGGAAATATACGTTATACACAATATGGCGGGAAGCGAATAggtaatatagaataataatgttGTTGAGAGAATATATCGATATCGGGAGCCTGCTACTCAATTGGAACCTTTTGATCGGTCTTTTATATTAgtgtgaaataattaaatgttatgaaacattaattaaactatACGAAACAGTTTGTATGCGTATTTGTATGCTTGCATTCAACCGCGATAACGTCTACTGAGCTGTAATCACTTATGATTGTGTCGAGAATAGTAGAGGTGTGTTTTctatgacatatacatatattaaatgaaactatTTAGCATtgtaataatagttaaaaacatatttaaccagttcactcaaaatatatttcaaacgctCAATTGACTGATCTCCAACACAACGTTTGTTTCTGTAAAAGTTTCACAAAAGATATTCATTTCATAAAACTAAACTACATTCTAAATAGCGGTGagattaaagtaattaaaacagCGTTAACCTGTGGAGTATGCATCTGATGCGCGGCGCTTCTGAACTGCGATGCGCTGCAGTTGGCGTGCTGACCTACCGGGTAGTTTAGATCCGACGTATAGTCTGAATCTTCTGAGTAACCCGCTGTaagaaaagtaaaaatgtaaatatgttttattaaaaacaattaatatattataaatagtcttAATCTCATGTAAACTCGTGTTACTGGGTCCCCTGCTCATCCGCAAAGAAATCTAAAATTGCCAATTTCATACACACATATTCCTTATGATATCGtagaattaaattgattaaaatacgCAAGTGAAATAGTGATGTCAAAGCTTGCGTTTTTTGTCAACAGTTTCAAGactatatagtttttaatattttgcatacTTTTTAGATAAATCATAGAATGCTGACGTAGTCTTTGGAAGCGAACGTTGCCAAAACTATAATAACCAGACATGAAGTTTATACGAAAAATTTGTAGGCCTCCAGGGTATCAGAAGAAAtctgttacaaaatattttttatgcgaATGTTTCCATATTATTAGAATACAGCAAGAAATAAATTCCTTATTTTACTCGTGCACACTCAAGAAGaatgaaaaaatgtatataatactatacatgctcattgtataaaattaaccaaaataaaatatttaaaaaaaacacatttacagGATCTGTTTAGTTTTCatattggaaaaatatatttaataaacacgtAATAATActtgtgattataattatattatcatattatttattattattatatattaattatatatgactttacaaatttatttctaagAAATCATCTATAACATAGAAATACGaataataatatcgaaattTTTTCAgcatttttatgtgtttattattttaataaacgttgataacatttattttcaccTCTATCtaccaaataattaattaaatttaataacaaaaacgtAGTAGTTATAGTCATTTACgctatattattcaattaattgttacaGTAAAGCTTATTACTTCGTATTCAAGAACGTTCTtagtattgtaattaaaaaagaacgaaatttatttcaaacaaatgaaatgaaaaggttgttattttaaatatatttttgaacaaattcTTAACTTAATTTCATAGTATAAACAAAGTCCCTTACTGCCTTATGTAGGCAgtgtagatctttaaaattccgcaacagattttgatgcggttttttttaatagctagagtgattcgagaagaaggattttttgtatttattacattgacaatatagtaaagaaacacaaataattttagtattattttatgtttttaatataatgtcgtaattcaaatattttataattcaaattctgtaaatatatttggtaAGTATATCAGTATTGTGCCCGTGAgaatccggggcgggtcgctagtttaataataaaatcgttcAACGGCTTTTCTAGGTTAGGT
Encoded proteins:
- the LOC124534605 gene encoding uncharacterized protein LOC124534605 — protein: MTQVATSTPRIRRSGRTVTSTRSVVSRPLSMRTSSTNAVPPLYSCLRCRLSSFHRRHDILITMRWRRTDLGRDVQPLVFQQHRHQRQSVVEHCPYRRVASQGGVVVVVGCHSRPLSRRRACPQSPHRTPRLRPPTCLTHKSPQERYPMLVMVTIAVVISRSSKTLPMISIKKPITVPVTMRMECSLSLMRHLMQHLQQRQLKRRLGLKRKVRRNFLIQLQVKKNL